CCGATCTGCCTCACTGTAATGTGGAATACAATCAGTATTATCTCGATCTTCAGGTGTTTTTCGTGTTCAATCCGATTAAACGGCTGACCGTTTCGGCCGGGGGCGGCGGTCTTCTGGGTTTCTGGAACGCCAGACTCGAGTTGACCAACTTTCCCGTTTACGTCGGGGAGTATGGTTTCGACGAACAACCCGCGGAACCGGACTTGGAAGAAAGCTACAGACGGGAAAATATCGTCATGACCTCGGGAAACGGGCTGCTTACCGGTGTGATCGGGGCTTTTAAAGTGGAATACTATATTTCACCAAGGGTGCTTCTCTCCGCGGGCGTGCTGTATAAAAAAACCTTCGGCAGCGACCCGTACGGCTTCGAGTTGGGCGGGGTCAATATCGCTTCCGATGAAGATGATGCGGCTTTTGCCGCGAGCAAATGGATACCGGGAAAAACCCCGTACGGGGACTCGCTCAGCCTCGAACTCGATTCGATTTCAGTCGATCTGGGGGTTGCCATTTCTTTTTGATAAAGCCGATGCGACGCGGCGGAAAAGAAGAACAACCATGAAAGGCACGGAAGGACACGGAAGGGAGAGGGGACCGTGGACTAAAAATGAAGCTGCGCTATTACATTCCAATAATATTTTAATACGAAGGGCTTCGGGTAGCCCGGGCCGCGAAGCGAAAATCGTAAATATGAGTACCCCTAAACTGTCTTTTTATACTATCTATATGTCATGTCACCTTTAGCTAATAGAATAGAAACAAAGTGGTTATTATCATAATTCTCTATAAAATAAAAAGATAGTTTCCCCTTTATGTGCCTTTAAAAAAATCTTCGTTATCTTCGGGTACTTCGTGTAAAATTCTTTTATTATAATAGTGATATGTCAAAATTGACATATGTCGTACAGGTGAATAATATTAATTGGAAATAACGGGTTTACCTGAAGGAGGATAAATAGAATATGGAAGCATTGCTATATTTCGGTATTTTCGCGCTTATTCTGTTTTTATTGGTGACATTAGCGAAAAATCCGCGCGTTCAGGCAAAATTTATACGGCTTGATGACAAAAAAGCGCGTGAAATATATAAAAAGTTTCCTAAAGGGCAAAAACATATCTCCATTGAAGAGGTTGCAGGACTCATCAATTGGGATGTCAATGATACAAGGAAAATAAAAATCACTTCCTTTAAATCAGAGGGACCTCTCCTGGTTCGTCGCTCCGGTGGTTCCAACTTTTTCAGGAGGCCGCAATACACAAAGGATGATTTTAAACTGTTATTATGGCTGCTTTTTTGTTCCGATAATTCGGTCGAAATTGACAATTATTGACAGTGATGAAAGGAACTGCCACTAAAAAATTTCATGAAGCCGGGTGATATTATTAATATCCATGCTGTCTGTTGTCAATATGCTTCCTTTCGGATACCTTTACCTTAGAGATGATATGGCTGAAACCGAAAAAATCCTTATTATAGAAGACGACCACGAGATCGCCGATGTCATCAGGATCCACCTCGAGGACGCGGGGTACACGACGGAACGGTGCTCCGACGGCTCAAGCGGCCTCGAAAAGGCCCTCGCAGGACCCTATGACTGTATTATCCTCGATCTCATGCTTCCCGGAATGGACGGCCTCGCCGTGTGCAGGCGCATTCGCGAGAAGGATCCGCGCACACCGATTCTCATGCTCACGGCAAAATCGAACGAGATCGACCGGGTGCTGGGACTCGAAATCGGGGCTGACGATTACCTGACAAAACCCTTCAGCGTCCGCGAACTGGTCGCGCGGGTCAGGGCCCTGCTCCGCCGCGTCAGAACGGACAGGGAGACCGCCTGCGAACCGGATGGGAACGGGATCGTCAGGTTCGGCGGTTTCGTGTGCGATTTCGACAAACGGAAAGTGACCCTCAACGGTAAAAAAATCGAATTGACCGTCAAGGAGTTCGATCTTCTCGCCCTTTTTATCCGGAATCCGGGCAGGGCCTTCAGCCGTTCGGACCTGCTCCGGCTTGTCTGGGGATACCAGTATAAAGGCTACGATCATACGGTCAATTCCCATATCAACAGACTCCGGGCGAAGATAGAAAAAGATCCAGCGCATCCGGACTACCTGAAAACCGTATGGGGTATCGGGTACCGTTTTTCCGAAGCAGGGGAAATCGAATGATGAAAC
The Spirochaetales bacterium genome window above contains:
- a CDS encoding response regulator transcription factor encodes the protein MAETEKILIIEDDHEIADVIRIHLEDAGYTTERCSDGSSGLEKALAGPYDCIILDLMLPGMDGLAVCRRIREKDPRTPILMLTAKSNEIDRVLGLEIGADDYLTKPFSVRELVARVRALLRRVRTDRETACEPDGNGIVRFGGFVCDFDKRKVTLNGKKIELTVKEFDLLALFIRNPGRAFSRSDLLRLVWGYQYKGYDHTVNSHINRLRAKIEKDPAHPDYLKTVWGIGYRFSEAGEIE